A single Anopheles funestus chromosome 2RL, idAnoFuneDA-416_04, whole genome shotgun sequence DNA region contains:
- the LOC125765568 gene encoding T-box protein H15-like: MLLEAAHGNNHNPHHLLQQPVPHPHHQHHHPHHPLHPQHPHSQAAAMVAAVQAAAALTAVKSATNFSIAAIMAQGNGNANNGSNAVGNTTASSDPTPAANTRIEEGNYRPRSRTPERSSEVTEEEINVNVEDCSDSEESTEQPRETHSRTASTPASVSDEDRLSPEIAQKAPKIVGSCNSEDLRPVQCHLETKELWDKFNELGTEMIITKTGRRMFPTVRVSFSGPMRHQTAADRYAVLLDIIPLDNRRYRYAYHRSAWLVAGKADPPPPARLYSHPDTPLGPDALRRQVISFEKIKLTNNEMDKTGQIVLNSMHRYQPRIHLVRIGPNQSVPTSPAELQELDHKTFVFPETIFTAVTAYQNQLITKLKIDSNPFAKGFRDSSRLNDFDRDPMESFLLEQHLRSPLRLFPDQVMAQLGGAGGPPSMQSNDPSVLLEKARQQLHLWGNPSAAYSELMLQQLYHQRPNFGLNFGPLWQSQWPTQLPPGFLPNVAPPPAHTPAMQGVAAAAAVAAAAAAAAANSGGGSSSSSPSAAPPSGPSVSPEVRPKSFARFTPYQIPQHPSSPAPTPGHPHHSPATRSGSPGSSRSPSH; the protein is encoded by the exons ATGCTACTGGAGGCGGCCCACGGCAACAATCACAATCCGCACCATCTGCTACAACAGCCCGTGCCACATCCGcatcaccaacaccaccacccacACCATCCCCTGCACCCGCAGCATCCTCACTCGCAGGCCGCAGCAATGGTGGCGGCGGTGCAGGCGGCTGCCGCCCTGACGGCGGTAAAAAGTGCAACGAACTTCTCGATTGCGGCCATCATGGCACAAGGAAACGGTAACGCCAACAACGGTAGCAATGCAGTCGGCAACACAACCGCAAGCAGCGACCCAACACCGGCGGCCAACACACGGATCGAGGAAGGCAATTATC GACCCCGCTCGCGCACTCCGGAACGTTCGTCGGAGGTAACCGAGGAGGAAATCAACGTCAATGTGGAAGATTGTAGTGATTCGGAAGAAAGCACAGAACAGCCGCGTGAAACACATTCGCGAACGGCTTCCACACCGGCCAGCGTATCCGACGAAGATCGTCTGTCACCCGAGATCGCACAG AAAGCACCAAAAATTGTTGGATCATGCAATTCGGAGGATCTGCGACCGGTTCAGTGTCACCTAGAAACGAAAGAGCTGTGGGACAAATTCAACGAGCTCGGCACGGAAATGATTATCACAAAAACTGGAAG aCGTATGTTTCCAACAGTTCGCGTCTCGTTTTCCGGTCCAATGCGTCATCAAACTGCTGCCGATCGATACGCCGTACTGCTTGATATCATTCCCCTGGATAACCGTCGCTATCGTTACGCTTACCATCGTTCGGCATGGCTTGTGGCCGGGAAAGCTGATCCACCACCACCCGCCCGACTTTACTCCCACCCGGACACTCCACTTGGGCCGGATGCTCTCCGACGGCAGGTGATTTCCTTCGAGAAGATCAAGCTCACCAACAACGAGATGGATAAGACGGGCCAGATCGTCCTCAACTCCATGCATCGCTATCAGCCACGCATTCATCTGGTGCGGATTGGTCCGAACCAATCCGTTCCTACGAGTCCGGCCGAACTACAGGAGCTTGATCACAAAACGTTCGTCTTTCCGGAGACGATCTTTACGGCTGTTACTGCGTACCAGAACCAGCTAATAACGAAGCTTAAAATCGACTCGAACCCATTCGCCAAGGGTTTCCGCGATTCTTCAAGACTAAATGACTTCGATCG TGATCCCATGGAATCGTTCCTTCTCGAGCAGCATCTGCGTTCTCCGTTGCGTCTGTTCCCGGACCAAGTGATGGCACAGTTGGGAGGCGCCGGAGGCCCACCCTCGATGCAATCCAACGATCCGTCCGTGCTTTTGGAGAAGGCCCGTCAACAGCTACATCTCTGGGGCAATCCATCGGCGGCGTACAGCGAGCTAATGCTCCAACAACTTTATCACCAGCGACCAAACTTTGGTCTTAACTTTGGGCCCCTGTGGCAAAGCCAATGGCCAACACAGCTGCCCCCCGGTTTCCTGCCAAACGTTGCACCACCGCCGGCACACACTCCGGCCATGCAGGGAGTGGCCGCTGCAGCTGCTGTTgcggctgccgctgctgcagcCGCCGCCAACTCCGGCGGTGGATCCAGTTCCTCATCACCTTCTGCCGCACCCCCCTCCGGACCATCGGTTTCACCGGAAGTGCGACCGAAATCATTTGCCCGCTTCACACCCTACCAGATTCCGCAGCATCCTTCATCGCCTGCACCCACCCCGGGACACCCGCACCATTCGCCTGCCACCCGGTCCGGTTCACCCGGATCGTCTCGATCTCCTTCGCACTAA